The Bradysia coprophila strain Holo2 chromosome X unlocalized genomic scaffold, BU_Bcop_v1 contig_590, whole genome shotgun sequence genome segment TAGATTAAGACGATTTAGCGGGAGCGAAACTTTTTTAGGGGGTGACAGCCCATTGTTATAATATTCTCGTCTTCGATATCTCACGCACACATATGTATCAAACGCGAAGCTAACTTCATTGGAAATGAAtgacttttcaaatttgtttatctttAACGTTCGATCCGTTTCATACATTGAATAAACCTAAATGGTTCTTCAATGTTGCGTGCGAGGCTGCGAGACTGTTGGAAAGAGTGGGTTTCACAGTTTTCCGACAAACAAAGTGTCGGCAGAACGGTGGATTGTGGCAACAAAATCGCACCATTTGATTGATCGACTTGCAGCAAATAAACTATCGAATTCATTCTACAAAGTTTGTAGAAAGCATTTTGCTGATACCGACTttacaaaaaatggaaaagggCAGATCATCATCAAGCAAGAATCGACGCCAAGCCTTTTCCTGCCCGATGGAGTAAGTTAACCTCAAATGCATTACATTTCACATGACCCTGCTGATATCAAATGCATTTTAAATTCAGTTTCCAGTTCATTTACCTACACGAATGTCAGAAAAGCCCGTGAATACTGAAGAACGTTCGCATTTGCCAATAAACGtgagttttcaaaattatcttAAAGTCCGATGAACTAACACAGaactaaaactaaaaacatCTCAGGATACCTCAATGAATCAATCGAGAACCGACAGTGACATTGTAGATGACGACAATTACATTGACGTGGAAGGCCTAAGCTCAGAAGAGGAAGTACGCGAAAAGACTGGTCAAAAGCGAACGAAGTGCTCCAAAGAAACGGTTTGTGGATTAATTGGATTCCGTGGGCAGTCTACCttttatgtgttttgttttgtattgtgTTCGTCTTGTATGTTGTAaatgttcaataaaattagAGGCAATGATAACAAGAAAcaaatgaactaaatttacAGCTCACACCAAGGATTTTTGAAAAGCctgaaaaatttacattttaccagCTGTTGACGCGGTTGCGTATACCAATATTTGTGTTCTTCGTACTTGATATAAAAAGCGACTTTGTGTTTCACTAATTAAATGAGTAAAGAGTGGGCATATTAGTACTTGAAATCGTATTCTAaaacgctaaaaaagacttttagtcctaggtacgaaatgtactatttcatacccaggacccgaaaagtgtgacttcgtcgcactttttctccgtccaatatgaaaaatactattcgtaccacggactaaaagtcttttttagcgtattcgattccagacctcgccttcggctctgtctggaaacgtctcacacactaaaaaagacttttagtcctaggtacgaaatgtactattttgcGCTAGCAGATAAAATATTGTATCTAACTGcttcaaaattgttatttgtCCTTGGCTCGAGCATACTAGCCTTtggccaaaataaaaatttggaagcaaGAAGGTAGTATTACTATTTCCTCTTAACCTGAGTAAGAATTCACAGCCGTTtcaaaagaacattttttacTCCACACGTGGTTGAGTATGGACTGGACAACAGCCGACGAATTTTCTCAGCGTACTCGACAAAACAAATTGTGTCAGAAGTTTGCTAAAAAttcgtttcacattttctttctGGCAACTAACGATAAATGATGATatttaatcgatttttctaaatttcaaagaattctTTTACGGGATTTCATGAAGTCTGCGACATTTAGTATAATTTTATACTTGTTTCTTGCCTGTCGCCACACATGCATCTAATATATTACTTGAAGGTGGGATTAATTGAATACCTAAACTGACGCCTTGATAACGTTCGAAAATAACGATGGtaagtttgattttttgaatattaaagGTCCATAGCACAAATGACTAATT includes the following:
- the LOC119070238 gene encoding uncharacterized protein LOC119070238, translated to MVLQCCVRGCETVGKSGFHSFPTNKVSAERWIVATKSHHLIDRLAANKLSNSFYKVCRKHFADTDFTKNGKGQIIIKQESTPSLFLPDGFPVHLPTRMSEKPVNTEERSHLPINDTSMNQSRTDSDIVDDDNYIDVEGLSSEEEVREKTGQKRTKCSKETVCGLIGFRGQSTFYVFCFVLCSSCML